The window GTTTTTCTGCTTTGTACCTTGAGCATACAAGTGTTTTGCATCCGaaccttgacaaagatgagatAACCAGGGGGAATATATCATATATGCACTCATTTAGTTCAATCAAGATGAAAAGTCCGATTTGGAATGAAGATTGATAGTTGGACTAGGACTCGAGGTTGCTTGTCGGTACTCATCTTTCTGAAACATTGAAATCTTACCTGATGGGTAGTGAAAGATAAGAATCTATGCGTAGCTTCTGAATATTTGCATGAAGTAAGAgtgcaaatatttttctttatacTTGTCGTTGCCATGTAAACTGCTCATTGTTTGCTGAACAAATTAACAGAGGGCAAAATGTTTATAATGTGCCATGCAGATCCAAGTTGCCAGAATACAGTGCAGAGTTCCTGAATGTGGATGGACAATCCAAAAGGTCTTCCAGTTCCTGAATTTCGTGGTCAATGGGGGTACATGGTTCAATCTTTTGTACAAAAAAAGGAAGTTACTTGCTCTGCTATCTACTGATTGATGCTAACCTAACTGCATTGCAAATCTGCAGCCAGGTGTTCTATCTTTGCTTTCCGTCGCTTAGTGCAGCAAGTTAACCCTCCGGTTTGCATGCCTTAACTTTCTCCTGTAACATAAATGTCAATTTTGATCAACCGGAGTTAAATGCCTCATGTTCATTTATATTTCAGATCTTTCATCATATTATCCTTGACCTTCCGGGGCTTGCATTCTTCACTACCTATGCCATGTTAGCACTTTTTTGGGCTGAGATACTTTATCAAGCACGTGGACTAATGACCGATCAACTTCGATTAGGTTTCTACACCATTAATGTTGTTGTATATGCATTGCAGGTAAAGCATGATCTTTCTAAATCTGCACTGCTAGTTTAAGCTGTACAATTTTTTCTTGGATTATTCATGCAAGCAACAGATAATATTTTCATTGGAGGTGATGTTATCCCACATTATTTAGAAGCCAATTGGAAGTGTAAATTTTATAAGattgaagcaaaaaaaaaaggtcaacACTAATGCCAAAATATATGCTTACTAACACAAATATGCAGTTGTTACCACTTAGCAGCAGATAGAAACAATGGACAGAGATAAAAGGAAGTATCTCCGGTCGTCAAAGAGTCATCTGTTAGCACTTCCTGGTTGTCTTTTATGAATGATTGCTTAATTTATATTACATATGGTTGCTCGTGTTTATCTTAGGCAGGAATCTTCTTACCTCAATTGCTTGCATGTTTATATTCAGCCGCCTACCTATTATGCTATTCACGACATACTGATGGAAGTGCATCCCTTCAGGGTTTTCTTTGGCTATGTTTGTGGTGGAATCCAAATCATTCAATGCTAGTCATTTCGAAGTTATTCATCGCAGTCCTTTCCTTTTTCACTGCCTTGGGTTTTCTGCTATATGGAGGGAGGTAAGATTCGGAATACCACTCGATGTTTCTTCTGAAGTTCTGAACCGCGATGCATCAGGATTTTGTATCTTCTTGTTGGCCAAACGGATTGCCTAGGCTGTTGGCAAAACATGTACCATCGAAGTGCTAATCTAAGAACATTAAATTTTAGTACTTCAATTGATATCCATTAGTTCAGATTTTGATGTAGCCAATTAAGCAGCTATGGTACCACATTAACATATGTACATAATAGACTCATGGTTTGGTTGAGCAGGCTTTTCCTCATGCTGAAATATTTCCCTCTTGAGTCAAAAGGGAGGCAACAAAAGCTGAGAGAGGTCGGCAGAGTTGCCAGTATATGTTTCAGTTGTTTCATGGCACGGTGCATAATGGTAAGGATTTCTGTTCACTGGCAGTCGTGCAAGTTTGATTTTCACGGTTCTTTTACAACAACGTGCTGCATTTGCTTTGCAGATGTGTTTCGATGCGTTTAACAAAGAAGCTGACCTCGACGTTCTTGATCACCCCGTCCTTAATTTCTTGTATTACCTGGTAAGTACCATTTCTGCAAAGAACGCCAAACTCAGCTTTTGTAGTGTGTGTATTGAGATGATCTGCTCCAGTCTGGTAACTCCAAATTGGTGTCTATGCTACTATATTATAACTCGAGGATCTACTGTCCTTGTCTTCTCCGCCTGCAGCTTGTCGAAATTCTTCCTTCAGCACTTGTCCTGTACATACTGAGGAGGATCCCTGCAAAGCTACAGCTATCGCAGTATCACCTCCTCAGCAGCGGCTAGAGGGGAGGCGTTGTCATCTTGTGAGCTGAAACCGTGGTGGCCGATGCGGAGTCATACCAATGCAAGAGCGAGCCCACTGTATAACACCTGTACAGTAGCGATCCGAAATTTTCCTGTAGACCATCTTTAGCTGACCCTGTTAGTTCAGTGTAGAATGTTCTGATTCCATGCAATTAGTTGTTTGTTAATGGTATTGAGAGCACGTTGTAACACTGGAGAGATGTGAAGAGCAGCGAGTCAAACATCACCTACCTTCCGCTGCTGCTCACCGGTGGTCAAAGGTACACCAAGCTCCGACTCCAGTTGGTAGCAAGGTCAGTCGCCTTTGCCTTGTGTTGAGAAAGAAAACGATATGAAGCCCCAGTTATTTAGAAGCCAGGTTTGCGCCGCTGATATTCAATCAGACGGCCAATCAGCGAAATAGTATTTGTGAAGGAAACTTGTGGTTCGTTTGCCGCGCCGGGCGCCTCCGACGCCGGCCCACCTAGCAGAGACACGGATGCCACCAACCAGCTACTGCCGAACCAACTGAagtttcattttcttttctctccacAAAATCTCCACAAACGTCCTCACGAAAAGTCCAGTTTGGCAGCGCTCGCGCTGCTCCGCTCCACGCCGAATTCCGCGGAGCGCTGCCAAATATAAAAAATTGTCGCCTACTTCTCCTGTGAGCTGACAGAATCCATAGCGCTCTCTCCGTTCAGCTCCACCCCGAATTCCGCGAAGCGCTGCCAAAAGCAAAAATCGTCGCCTACTTCTCCTACGGAGCTGACAAAATCGATTTGCAAATTTATACAAGCGGTTGGGGGAGCGGAGAAAACCTGCTCCCCTCGATTCCCATCCGCTCCGCGTATCCCCCGCTCGCACGCCCACCTCAGCtcttccgccgccgcgctgctccttCCAACCTCAAACTCAAAGCCGTGGCAATCTCCgcgccgcaaaccctagccgccgccatggccttcctcgctcccgccgccgccgccgcctcgtccctCCGCGCCCCCACCTACGTAGCCGCCTCCTCCGGGCGCCGCTCGGTGCTCCCCGCGGCCGCCAAAGCGACGGCCAGCTCCGGGTCCGGGTCCGCCACCTCTCCGCACCccatcctctcctccctccgcatggccgcctccgctgccgtcctcctcgccgccacctccccggcCCTCGCGTGCACCCcctccgcgcctccgcctccgcccactCCCCAAACGGCCGCGGCCGAGCCCGAAGACGCCCCCGTCCAGGACGCCTCCCTCCCGTTCGAGAAGCTCATCGTCGAgaccgccgcgctcgcgcgcgccggcgacgcggaggctgCTCGCGCCCGCCtgtccgccgccggcggaggcgaGAGCTGCGCGCGCCTCCTCGCGGCGCAGGCGCTGTTCGTGGACGGCATGGTGGACGAGGCGATCGCGGCGCTCGAGGAGCTCGCGCGGGAGGACCCCGCCGACTACCGCCCCCTCTTCTGCCAGAGCGTGCTGTACCGCGCCCTGGggagggaggcggaggccgAGTCCGCGCTCCAGCGCTGCCGCGAGGCCGGCTGCGACTGCGCCGCGCTAGTCGTGGATCCAGCAACGGTGGTCTTGCCGGCCGGTGCGGAGGCCGTTGACGCCGAGGAGGTAGAGCCGGAGCCGGCGAAGGTTTGACCGCGTGACTTGACTTGGAGTGTGCATGCTCCGGCGATACGGAATAGAGGGAAATTTAAAACGTCATTGCTGATGTTTAGGATCTGAGTAAAGATGCCCGTTTACGTTTACATGGCTGCTAATAAATTGAACCGCTCATGATACCTTGAAAATGTTGTTGATGGACACTTCATTTTGATTTTGAGTAATATAATAATCACATCGATTTGGCCCTGTCcctgtgtgtgcgcgcgcgcgcgcggattCCTCACCCCCCGGCGGCCCCCGCTGGTGGTTATTTCAGGGTTATGATTAATTTGATAAATATTTTACCAATCTAGCAATGCACGTTCATGTTCGTGTTCCGATGACGATCAATGTAGGACACGAGCTGTTGCATCCGCCTGTCTCGACGCCGGCCGCTGCTGCCTCGCCATACGCCGGCCGCGCGGGCGCCACACGGGCCGGCCGGGCGCCCCtaccccgcgccggcggccgccgctccaGCGCCTACATGTGGGCCCGCCACTCACCTGCGGCCGGGCTGCCCTATGCCCGCGAGACGGACGTGGATGGGGTGAAGTGGGTCGATCCCGTCCGCTCATTTCTAACCGGATCAATGGATCCATTCACGTGGAATATTCTCTTGCGGGATAAATTAATGCAATCTACGTGTATCTGTAACCAAGCGCAGGTTTATCGAAGTCCGATCCGAACCCACTCCAATCCTCAAACGGTCAAACCAAACACAACTGAATGTCTGGTCCGCGAAGCTGAAACGGGAAGCGAAAGCTCTATAGTAATTAATGTCTTGCTTTAATTCTTTTTGTCCACCAGGCAATGTTCAAGAGAACGCTGGGAACTAGGCAGGCACTAGCCTACTGATTAGTGCTTAGAAAGGTTAAATGTAGATTAAACGTAAGTTAAACATAGACATTAGGTCCCCATTTAGCGGTTAATCTCGATTAAACAAAGTTtaataatgtttttttttatcttgcCACTAGGTCTATTCCCCCTGCGTTGCCACATGTAAAACATAAAAATTCAATAAAATAGCTAGTTCAATAAGTAATTCAAATTCTGTAAATTTGCATTGATGAAATAAGATGTTACTGATCCAATATTATTTTCTCCGGACAGACAATAATTCATCTATTAATATTCTAATGCATaatctaaaatacatatttattattaactagTTACGATATATTCATTTTGTATCACACCTCCAtgtatgtttgatatatatttgattGAACCATTTGTTTGCGAATTGATAtttttatctcttccatcatgcatgaatatatggtgacacgtATCGTGGAtactatttttatataaataataatataaataatatattaataatgatagaaataatttagaattttatgtGGTGCACTTTTATATTTGATTATAGTTATATAattcagattcagatttagggAAAGCTAACTTTTAATAATAACACAATTGAATAATTTATATGTAAGTTTTGGgagttatttatattattttttataatggcataagtggtTAATTTACATAAAGATCGGGGGgttaatttaaattttttataatggtagaagtgggtaatttagatatatgtttaggggttactttagtctatttatATAATATCATACGTTGATagtttattaggaaagataacataTCAATGACTATTAAATTAGAGTTGTTGCATTGACAGCCGAATGCTTCTGATTTTACGAGAATTTTTAGAATTTCACTATTTTTAAAGTGttcacctaggattctaggtggaTTCACGTGTAGGCTGCAAAAAATGCCAATTAGTAAGGTGCCTAAGATAATAGTGATTAACAATCAACAGGGGCATTTTGGTGGAGAATGTTGCCGGAGACAACCGTAGTTAAATTTGTTGCAAATCAAATCAGTTTTTTAAAgcaacaagaaaacaaaatgcTCCATCCAATTTAAGAGGCTCCGCATGTAACGAAAAACTTCACCAGCTTTATGATGGCAATCTTTTTGTTCCTGACACAGTACAATACATGTTACAGTGCTATGGCAATAATTTTATTTCGCCCAATTTTAAACATGGGAACATTCATGATTCATGTATGGCAACGAAGCCATCACATTTCACTGCGTAGGTCGGACTTCTGGGCTACGATAAGACAAAGCCAAAAGCTAAAACAGAACACGTATTTTTTGTAAATACTAAGCAGAACAAGTTTGAAGATCCGCAAGTATGTATCGGTGACCCGCACCGGTGCGATGCGCTACCTCCATCATTTGCCTGCGAGGGAGAGCCCAGATCCTCGCAGCATCTCCTCCACGATGCCGTCGAGCTTCTGCGCCATCTCCGTCGTGATGTGCGCCTTCCAGTCCCCGACTTCCCCCTTCCGGAAGAAGGCCGTGTTCTTGAACGACAAACGGCCCGTCCCGTGCACCCCGTCCTGGTTGGCCTGGACGCTTCTCATCCTGTCCAAGCTGCACAGAGCAATTACAGCTTCAGGGACGCCGCTGGCCACCTCCTCGTCAGTGAACGGACAGCCGAGGAACTCGGCCAGCCTCCTCACTGTCCCCACGGCGTCCTCCTTGAGGTGCTCGTACCGGAGGAACATCACCTCCCCCGGCCGAGCCACGCTCTCCTCCCAGTACCCGGCCATGTGGCCCCACACCGGCCCGAACGGCGACACGCCGCCGCAGAACTGGTCGAACGCCTCGGCGAACGGCGGTATGTCGGACCCGCCGGGCTTGATCTCGTCGAGGAAGTGGCGGAGCGAGACGAAGACGTCCTTGGGGTCCCGGCACAAGTAGACGACGCGGCACCCGGACCCCGGCACCGACGCGGGCAGGGCCGTGAACGGCGTGTGCACGGCGAAGAGCCGCGGCGACGGCATGTCCTCGAGGAGCGggccgggcggcgcggagcggggGCTCTCGTAGAAGGAGTGCAGGAACGGGACCAGATCGTGCgggctggaggcgaggagcgggtggcgcccgccggccggcgcgtGGCGGCCGCGGTGCACGACGGCGTAGACGACCGCCTTGAGCCACGTGGTGCCGGACTTAGGCATGGTGGCGAGGATGACGTCGGTCGGGCGGGCGGCGAACGTGTCCCGCACGGCCAGCGTCGGCGCCATCAGGTGCTCCGGGTACCAGAAGCCGTCGTACTTCCGGTACGGGGTGATCCCGAGGCCCTGCCGGGCCGGGAGGGACGCCGCGAGCGCCTCATACTTGGACAAGGCATCTGCGCACCCGCTCTCGCCGACGAACATCTTTGTTGACTGTTGCGGACGTCGTGCCTACTATGTGACTGGATGCTGCTCACGGCTCACCTTTTATGCAGGCACTCGCGACATCATCTACCATTCGTCGTCAGCGAATCCTAAAGCTTAGAAAGTAGTAAATCGGCTCGATGGGTCATCTCGATTACAAGACGTCGCATGCCATGCAGAACTCGTGATTGTTTCTATATTCCAAGTTATGGACAGACGACGTACCTGAAGATAGTGGCTCTACTATACTATACCAGGACAACTGAACAAGCGAAATATTATCTTGTCATGGCGATTATTCAAGGGGTTCACATGATCAACCACCTCATAAACAAAGCAAGATAAACTCCAGTGATGGCCAACACTCCGCTAATGGGAGCCAGCCAAGGTTTTTACAATTTGGAAGCGATGTTACCATCGGACCCCTGACCGCGACCCACCACTGACACCGATACGGAGGCCGTCGAACTTGAGCAGACTCTCCACCTGGTCCAGGTCGATGGCGGCCTTGATGACGGCGTTAGAGAGGTCCTCGTCATCCTTGGCGTCGAAGAAGCGGCCCCGGTCCTTGGCGTCGGCCACGATCTGCCGCCAGATGGTCTTGCCGCTCGCCAGCGTCTTCGCGTCGCCCAGGATCCACAAGCAATGGCTGCGACGACACAGAACACGCCACGGTGAGTGAAACGTGCAAAAGGTTCCTGCGAACGCTCGGGCTAGGCGCTCACTTGGCCCGGGTGAGCGCGACGTTGGTGCGGTTGATGTCGGCGAGGAAGCCGATCTTGCCGGCGGTGTTGCTCCGCACGTTGGAGAAGATgaccacgtcctcctcggcGCCCTGGAACCCGTCCACGGACCGCACCTTCACGGAGAACCCGTCGTGCTTCCGGTACACCCCGGTGAGCTTCTCCTCGATGGCTCGCACCTGGCCCTTGTACGGCGACACCACGCCCGCGCGGACCGCCTTGTTCTTGTCCGCGGACTCTGCAAGCGTACACGACGTGTAGATCGTCGGATATGATAACCGAGTAGAAAAAATTGTCTCGGGGGGAGCTGCGCCGCTACCTTTGGAGAGCCTCTGCAGGATccggaccacggcggcggcctcgacggGGTTGATCAGGCTCCTGTCGTGCTTGCCCGTGCTCTCGTTGCCGCCCTCGATGTTGATGAACGAGTCGGAGCCGTACATGGGGCCGGTCAGGTACATCCTCTCGTAGTCTCTGTTCAGGACGTTCGGGCCGTCGGCTATCTGGACGCCGTAGAAGCTCTCGACGGGGAACTTGCTGATCCACGGGTGCATTCTGTACTGCACGTCGAGGAGGTGCTTGTGCTGCCCCAGGGATGTCAGCCTCTCGAACAGGCTTCTTCCGAATCCAGCATCGTCACAAACCTGCACGAGTTTTATTTGTTAATAGATCAGGATTTTTTCATCCGAACTGACAGTGCAGATTTCAAATCATGGCAGGTGAAATAGCACACAAAGAAAAGGAGTTACCTTGCTTTTCACGAGTTCCGGAAGCTGGCGCTCATCACCGATGAGAACGGCCTGACGGACGCCAGGGAGCTGCAGAGGTATCAGCGACTCGCACTCCTTAAGCTGCGCTGCCTCGTCCACGACGAGGACCTCGAACGGCTGGGCCTTCTGCTGGTAGTGCAGACGGTAAGAACTCGATGCTGTGCAGAGCACGCTCTTTGCCCTCTGAAGCAAGAATTCTTCGATGGTTCGTCTGTCGAATAATTCTGGCAGCTCAAAGTGAGCACACAGGTGTTTTAGCTTCAGAAGACACGACGACCTTGCCTGCTTCAGCTCAAAACTCACACCGTCGTGCACATGGGTCAAAAAATTGCGGAACAAAGAACGGTCTGTTCCATCGCCGTCACTTTCAAACAGGGTTCGCAGGCGTTCATCAGATTCAGATTGTACAAGCTCTGCAAACGCGTTGAGCAAGGGCAGAACCTCAGCCATGCAGCAAAAGTTTTCTTCAGAAGTTGCAGATCTGGGAAGATCGTCGCAGAAAATCTCCACACAGCTGCGCAAATCTTTCTCCAGACGTTTGTAGTTACTCTGAAAGTGGGTCATGAACGACATTTTATTTCTCTCTATTTCCTGTATACTTTTCTGTATGTCCTGTAGCTTTTTCTGTAACTCTTTGGTTTCTTCTTTTCTGGATGATGTTTGCACTTTGTTCGTCTTAGTGACAAGGTCATCCCTTACATCCTTTTCTTCTGAAACCATTTCATCTATGTCATTTTCGATGCCTTCAATATACCTTTCATACTGAACCACAGGATGCTCAAGCAGACTGAGCATAGAACTCAGACAGTGTGTCCACCCTGACCCTGGCATCAAGCACTGACGTAGGCGGCGAACGCGGGACTCCATGAAAATCCTTTTTAGGTCCCCGTCCGCGCCCATCCTGTCCTCGTTGCCGAAGAGCACGACATCACTCAGGAAACACTTCTTGCTACCTCCGCCGGAGGATTCCTCGATGAGACCGAGGACTCGAGaagccacctccaccaccgcggTGTTCGTCGGGGCGCAGGTCACTGTCATGTGGTT is drawn from Panicum virgatum strain AP13 chromosome 1N, P.virgatum_v5, whole genome shotgun sequence and contains these coding sequences:
- the LOC120656821 gene encoding testis-specific gene A8 protein-like codes for the protein MAFLAPAAAAASSLRAPTYVAASSGRRSVLPAAAKATASSGSGSATSPHPILSSLRMAASAAVLLAATSPALACTPSAPPPPPTPQTAAAEPEDAPVQDASLPFEKLIVETAALARAGDAEAARARLSAAGGGESCARLLAAQALFVDGMVDEAIAALEELAREDPADYRPLFCQSVLYRALGREAEAESALQRCREAGCDCAALVVDPATVVLPAGAEAVDAEEVEPEPAKV
- the LOC120656824 gene encoding cytosolic sulfotransferase 5-like; its protein translation is MFVGESGCADALSKYEALAASLPARQGLGITPYRKYDGFWYPEHLMAPTLAVRDTFAARPTDVILATMPKSGTTWLKAVVYAVVHRGRHAPAGGRHPLLASSPHDLVPFLHSFYESPRSAPPGPLLEDMPSPRLFAVHTPFTALPASVPGSGCRVVYLCRDPKDVFVSLRHFLDEIKPGGSDIPPFAEAFDQFCGGVSPFGPVWGHMAGYWEESVARPGEVMFLRYEHLKEDAVGTVRRLAEFLGCPFTDEEVASGVPEAVIALCSLDRMRSVQANQDGVHGTGRLSFKNTAFFRKGEVGDWKAHITTEMAQKLDGIVEEMLRGSGLSLAGK
- the LOC120654206 gene encoding probable helicase MAGATAMA 3 translates to MLIKNHMTVTCAPTNTAVVEVASRVLGLIEESSGGGSKKCFLSDVVLFGNEDRMGADGDLKRIFMESRVRRLRQCLMPGSGWTHCLSSMLSLLEHPVVQYERYIEGIENDIDEMVSEEKDVRDDLVTKTNKVQTSSRKEETKELQKKLQDIQKSIQEIERNKMSFMTHFQSNYKRLEKDLRSCVEIFCDDLPRSATSEENFCCMAEVLPLLNAFAELVQSESDERLRTLFESDGDGTDRSLFRNFLTHVHDGVSFELKQARSSCLLKLKHLCAHFELPELFDRRTIEEFLLQRAKSVLCTASSSYRLHYQQKAQPFEVLVVDEAAQLKECESLIPLQLPGVRQAVLIGDERQLPELVKSKVCDDAGFGRSLFERLTSLGQHKHLLDVQYRMHPWISKFPVESFYGVQIADGPNVLNRDYERMYLTGPMYGSDSFINIEGGNESTGKHDRSLINPVEAAAVVRILQRLSKGSGAAPPETIFSTRLSYPTIYTSCTLAESADKNKAVRAGVVSPYKGQVRAIEEKLTGVYRKHDGFSVKVRSVDGFQGAEEDVVIFSNVRSNTAGKIGFLADINRTNVALTRANHCLWILGDAKTLASGKTIWRQIVADAKDRGRFFDAKDDEDLSNAVIKAAIDLDQVESLLKFDGLRIGVSGGSRSGVRW
- the LOC120656822 gene encoding tobamovirus multiplication protein 3-like, with product MAPAPAPLPAAVAGWWERVNGSPAWQDGIFCALAVLYGIVAAASFIQVARIQCRVPECGWTIQKVFQFLNFVVNGARCSIFAFRRLVQQVNPPIFHHIILDLPGLAFFTTYAMLALFWAEILYQARGLMTDQLRLGFYTINVVVYALQGFLWLCLWWNPNHSMLVISKLFIAVLSFFTALGFLLYGGRLFLMLKYFPLESKGRQQKLREVGRVASICFSCFMARCIMMCFDAFNKEADLDVLDHPVLNFLYYLLVEILPSALVLYILRRIPAKLQLSQYHLLSSG